A region of Thermotoga sp. Mc24 DNA encodes the following proteins:
- a CDS encoding HAD family hydrolase has protein sequence MVSEVKNIVFDLGGVLIDWRPSEYLLESFPEEVARVLEKEIFKHEDWKLMDRGVLSENVLWEKKKRELSELREYVERLEREVPEILRAIEENVRLLPLLKESFKLYALSNYGKIYFETVREKYDFFKLFDGMVISSHVGYLKPEKEIYLELIRRYGIAPEESLFIDDTPENVEVARKLGFRAVRLEEPSRLKEILLRELNIEL, from the coding sequence TTGGTTTCTGAAGTGAAGAACATCGTTTTCGATCTTGGAGGGGTTTTGATCGACTGGAGACCGAGTGAGTACCTGCTCGAGTCTTTTCCGGAAGAGGTGGCGAGGGTTCTTGAGAAAGAGATCTTCAAGCATGAAGACTGGAAGCTGATGGACAGGGGTGTTTTGTCTGAGAATGTTCTTTGGGAGAAGAAAAAGAGGGAACTTTCAGAGCTCAGAGAGTACGTGGAAAGACTCGAAAGAGAAGTTCCGGAAATTCTAAGGGCTATCGAGGAAAATGTGAGACTTCTTCCGCTGTTGAAAGAAAGCTTCAAGCTCTACGCTCTTTCCAACTACGGAAAAATCTACTTCGAGACGGTGAGAGAGAAGTACGACTTCTTCAAGCTCTTTGACGGCATGGTGATTTCTTCTCACGTGGGTTATCTGAAACCGGAGAAAGAGATATACCTCGAGCTGATTAGAAGATACGGGATCGCACCAGAAGAGAGTCTTTTCATAGACGACACACCGGAAAACGTCGAGGTTGCAAGAAAACTTGGTTTTCGAGCTGTCCGTCTCGAAGAGCCGTCGAGATTGAAAGAGATTCTGCTCAGAGAGCTGAACATCGAATTGTGA
- a CDS encoding SLBB domain-containing protein, whose product MKRTLIFLFLLATVFSLSYTIRKGDVLMIEIVGYPDLTRNCMVDIEGAITFPYVGRVKVEGLSVDQVTELLKERLSKSFSEPEVIVSLQQIAPRNVYVSGVVNRVVDMGMEDLSVSELLSLLSVDLSSVDLSRVKVLRDGKVFELDLSSLLWGEVPEEDMVLQENDQVVLPEKSYTGFVKVVGAVANPGIYPYRREMTLLDAVASAGGTTRESSGKIIVLSKDKTVEVSEKDIYQRNLLLKPGDTVHVQKLDERFAYVVGAVARPGMYTFSREESLTLKNLVAKAGGISVEGKYIEKVLITRDGKTTEYASEVLDENVQLKVGDVVEIKKYEETKVYVSGYVTRPGVYEISPKESVTLEKLLSMAGGFRESAEGVDSITITRGGSVIELSPSELDFPVKPGDIVNVKEFVPKKAYILGYVRNPGLYTFGKNEVFTLRNLIAKAGGFIDESQVVSVKLSGKEYSPEDIVEKDIPLEDGVFVYVEKYTERFVYIVGDNAARNGRMSFAKDEPFMLSTALKKYGIEDFSLVKSLSLLRDGEEKIFDPEKILMEDVPLKTGDTVLVKAVQKKRVYFTGDVYGYVDFAKDEDITLEKALASFGKIQKKYIAGLKVHSNGKVEELTEVTDLPLEDGAVVEVDVKEAVRVYVDGFVKVPQMVVFEPDESALLDRAIVKAGGYREDTLFEAGDVFVLRDGGEITVPQNQLSSFKLKDGDLVYVKYTERPHVYVFGEGITNTLVTFKDEETLTLRNVLGKVGGIKSTGSRRIVVVSPSGEKEEVDYEDVINTGGPVLENGSVVFVPCETENFAYVVGEVVRPGAYELKGDVTLLKLIAQAGGLSNWALKTKVILRRGENEIAYDFTNIDEVQKVKIEPGDVVYVPPVETNYVYVLGNVRTPGIVKVDRYSTVFDVVMRAGGFTDRAATNRIFLFKGGPQGEVTVCDLSGVLSGKGGGVNPNVAPGDVVFVPDNPLIQVTEALSIVNTVINTISNVKDFMGW is encoded by the coding sequence ATGAAAAGAACGCTGATCTTTCTGTTTCTCTTAGCTACGGTGTTTTCTCTGTCCTATACCATAAGGAAGGGAGACGTCCTAATGATCGAGATAGTGGGATATCCAGATCTAACAAGGAATTGCATGGTGGACATAGAAGGTGCAATCACCTTCCCTTACGTGGGGCGCGTGAAGGTGGAAGGTCTCAGTGTGGATCAGGTGACAGAACTTCTCAAAGAAAGGCTCTCCAAGAGTTTTTCTGAACCTGAGGTGATCGTGTCTCTTCAGCAGATCGCACCGAGGAATGTTTATGTCTCCGGTGTTGTGAACAGAGTGGTAGACATGGGGATGGAAGATCTCAGCGTTTCGGAGCTTCTCTCTCTTCTCTCTGTGGATCTTTCCTCCGTTGACCTTTCGAGGGTGAAGGTCCTCAGGGATGGAAAGGTCTTTGAACTGGATCTCTCTTCGCTTCTCTGGGGTGAAGTTCCCGAGGAAGACATGGTGCTCCAGGAAAACGATCAGGTGGTACTCCCGGAGAAGAGCTACACGGGGTTCGTGAAGGTCGTTGGGGCCGTGGCAAATCCCGGGATCTATCCGTACAGAAGAGAGATGACCCTGCTTGATGCCGTCGCATCAGCGGGTGGCACCACGCGGGAGAGTTCAGGAAAGATAATTGTTCTTTCGAAAGACAAAACGGTTGAAGTATCAGAGAAAGATATCTATCAAAGGAACCTCCTTTTGAAACCAGGAGATACGGTGCACGTTCAAAAGCTCGACGAGAGGTTCGCTTACGTTGTGGGAGCGGTGGCAAGACCAGGGATGTACACCTTCTCCAGAGAGGAGTCTCTCACGCTAAAGAACCTCGTTGCGAAGGCCGGTGGAATCTCCGTTGAGGGTAAGTACATAGAAAAGGTTTTGATCACAAGGGATGGGAAGACCACGGAGTACGCGTCAGAAGTACTGGATGAGAATGTTCAGCTGAAGGTTGGAGATGTCGTTGAGATAAAGAAGTACGAAGAAACAAAGGTCTATGTATCAGGATACGTGACAAGACCTGGTGTTTACGAGATCTCCCCGAAAGAATCGGTGACTCTGGAAAAGCTCCTCTCGATGGCGGGGGGGTTTAGAGAAAGTGCGGAAGGAGTTGATTCGATCACAATAACAAGGGGCGGAAGTGTCATAGAGCTCTCACCAAGCGAGCTGGACTTTCCAGTGAAACCCGGCGACATAGTGAACGTGAAGGAATTCGTGCCAAAGAAGGCTTACATCCTTGGGTACGTGAGAAATCCCGGACTTTACACCTTTGGAAAGAACGAAGTGTTCACACTGAGGAATCTCATAGCAAAAGCCGGTGGTTTCATCGACGAGAGTCAGGTTGTCTCCGTGAAACTGTCTGGAAAGGAATACTCTCCTGAAGATATAGTGGAAAAGGACATTCCCCTTGAAGACGGAGTGTTCGTTTACGTGGAAAAGTACACGGAAAGATTCGTCTACATAGTGGGAGACAACGCCGCAAGGAATGGGAGGATGAGCTTTGCGAAGGATGAACCATTTATGCTCTCAACAGCCTTGAAGAAGTACGGGATCGAGGATTTCTCCCTTGTGAAGAGTCTTTCACTCTTGAGGGACGGTGAAGAAAAGATCTTCGATCCGGAGAAGATATTGATGGAGGATGTTCCTCTCAAAACCGGTGACACGGTCCTCGTGAAGGCTGTACAGAAAAAAAGAGTCTATTTCACCGGGGACGTGTATGGGTACGTTGATTTTGCGAAAGACGAAGACATCACACTTGAAAAGGCTCTTGCGAGTTTCGGAAAGATACAGAAGAAGTACATAGCGGGATTGAAAGTTCACTCGAACGGAAAGGTGGAGGAACTGACGGAAGTTACCGATCTTCCGCTCGAAGACGGCGCAGTTGTCGAGGTGGATGTGAAAGAGGCCGTCAGAGTATACGTGGACGGCTTTGTGAAGGTGCCTCAGATGGTTGTCTTCGAGCCCGATGAGTCGGCTCTCTTAGACAGAGCCATTGTGAAAGCTGGAGGATACAGAGAAGACACTCTCTTTGAAGCAGGAGACGTGTTCGTTTTGAGAGACGGCGGTGAGATCACTGTTCCTCAAAACCAGCTGAGTTCGTTCAAACTTAAGGACGGCGACCTCGTATACGTGAAATACACCGAAAGACCACACGTTTACGTCTTTGGAGAAGGCATCACGAACACTCTTGTGACCTTCAAAGACGAAGAAACACTTACACTCAGGAACGTTCTGGGCAAGGTGGGGGGCATAAAGAGCACAGGATCGAGAAGGATCGTCGTTGTGAGTCCATCGGGAGAGAAGGAAGAAGTGGATTATGAAGACGTGATCAATACGGGCGGTCCTGTTCTTGAAAATGGAAGCGTGGTCTTCGTACCTTGCGAGACGGAGAACTTCGCCTACGTCGTGGGAGAGGTGGTGAGACCCGGTGCGTACGAACTCAAAGGAGACGTGACACTTCTGAAACTCATCGCACAGGCCGGTGGTCTGAGCAACTGGGCACTAAAGACGAAGGTGATCCTGAGAAGGGGAGAAAACGAGATAGCCTACGACTTCACGAACATAGACGAGGTGCAGAAAGTGAAGATAGAGCCGGGAGACGTGGTGTACGTACCACCCGTTGAAACGAACTATGTGTACGTGCTCGGTAACGTGAGAACACCGGGTATCGTGAAGGTGGACAGGTACTCGACGGTGTTCGATGTGGTGATGAGGGCCGGTGGGTTCACGGATAGAGCTGCCACGAACAGGATATTCCTCTTCAAAGGAGGACCTCAGGGAGAGGTCACCGTTTGCGATCTCTCGGGAGTTCTTTCTGGAAAGGGTGGAGGTGTGAATCCGAATGTTGCACCGGGTGATGTGGTCTTCGTTCCCGACAACCCGCTTATACAGGTGACAGAGGCGCTCTCCATAGTAAACACCGTGATAAACACGATCAGCAACGTCAAAGACTTCATGGGGTGGTAG
- a CDS encoding DUF1659 domain-containing protein: MEKALRIVWATGEVDENGSPVTKRQTISISPNATVQDLVNAVNILDSLSSYTYVSAQLVTYETI, from the coding sequence ATGGAAAAGGCCCTCAGGATCGTGTGGGCAACGGGTGAAGTGGACGAAAACGGAAGTCCCGTGACTAAAAGGCAGACCATCTCTATTAGTCCAAACGCGACAGTGCAGGATCTTGTAAACGCGGTGAACATTCTCGACTCCCTTTCGAGTTATACCTACGTTTCCGCTCAGCTCGTCACGTACGAAACCATTTGA
- a CDS encoding DUF2922 domain-containing protein, translating into MKRLYMDFYNEAEGKRRRIVVNSPADGLTADQVQEAMQTLLDSKVLEGYVIDRAVIVETNSNEFFDLIQ; encoded by the coding sequence ATGAAGAGACTGTACATGGATTTTTACAACGAGGCAGAGGGAAAGAGAAGAAGAATCGTCGTGAACAGTCCAGCTGACGGACTCACAGCAGATCAAGTTCAAGAAGCCATGCAGACGCTTCTGGACTCAAAAGTCCTGGAAGGCTACGTGATCGACAGAGCAGTGATAGTTGAAACGAACTCCAATGAATTCTTCGATCTCATTCAGTGA
- a CDS encoding sigma factor, with amino-acid sequence MLNHTRRKLENTKDEDLSIDELFEKYQNEIRKKAGFFFKKFKEKISSFEDLYQAICCIFCYARKTWNKNKGTFAAHLKSTINRKVIDLIQGIPLPGCSNAPFDILKTEYKSRCKLEDFEEKDR; translated from the coding sequence ATGCTTAATCACACCAGAAGAAAACTCGAGAACACAAAGGACGAAGACCTCTCCATTGATGAACTCTTCGAAAAATACCAGAACGAGATAAGAAAGAAGGCAGGATTCTTCTTCAAAAAGTTCAAGGAAAAGATCTCTTCTTTCGAAGATCTTTACCAAGCGATATGTTGTATCTTTTGCTATGCTCGTAAAACATGGAACAAGAACAAAGGTACCTTCGCCGCTCATTTGAAGTCCACCATAAACAGAAAAGTGATCGATCTCATTCAAGGGATTCCCCTTCCGGGATGCAGCAACGCTCCGTTCGACATTTTGAAAACAGAGTACAAATCTCGATGCAAACTGGAAGATTTCGAAGAGAAAGATCGTTGA
- a CDS encoding glycoside hydrolase family 73 protein, whose translation MKEEFLERFSETAFLLGKLTGMDPKILLAQSALETGWGRHMVGNNLFGIKKLSWLEGGIEAETKEFDGVKMIDMFQTFVSPENSMIAYLILMKECYNKPWEYRREPEKYFKLLQKLGYATDPSYAEKCIGVYRCF comes from the coding sequence ATGAAAGAAGAGTTTCTCGAAAGATTCAGCGAAACTGCTTTCCTTCTTGGAAAGCTCACCGGGATGGATCCAAAGATACTCCTTGCCCAGTCCGCCCTCGAAACCGGCTGGGGAAGACACATGGTGGGAAACAACCTTTTTGGCATAAAAAAACTTTCCTGGCTTGAAGGAGGAATTGAAGCGGAAACGAAAGAGTTCGATGGAGTGAAAATGATCGATATGTTTCAAACTTTTGTCAGCCCAGAAAACAGTATGATCGCCTATCTTATTCTTATGAAAGAGTGTTATAATAAGCCCTGGGAGTATAGAAGGGAACCAGAGAAATACTTCAAACTTCTCCAAAAACTCGGGTACGCTACGGATCCATCGTACGCGGAAAAGTGCATAGGAGTGTACAGGTGTTTCTAA
- a CDS encoding sugar transferase: MNGLILIDFLMVFSFNLLFFNWLSALLFATSLTLSFFAFRLYDTESLQSYNEQLIRTTVGTIASFIIVLMCYSLLENEINRYHFFGNFLFSVAGVPVLNVLVHRLFTKKLPVKKYLVLGRREEIEPVLKEVEEKSLGRYRFVEYINPSVETVKAKQKLYDAVLLADPQFEHILEKVRVENLEYLPNLVEKTLKRIPLVVMEKFREYYEVAFNNVKDDSPAKRILDVVVSLVALAVFSPIMLIVAIIIYLEDGLPVVFKQERVGKDGKIFTMIKFRSMRNEKKDSPKFVDQEKDRILKVGKFIRPFRLDEVLQFVNVLRGEMSVVGPRPEQVEFVKIFEGQIPFYQLRHKVKPGITGWAQLMFKYSSNLAETKKKLSYDLWYVKNRNIFLDLRIILQTLEAVLWRRGAK; encoded by the coding sequence TTGAACGGATTAATCCTCATAGATTTCCTGATGGTTTTCTCATTCAACCTCCTCTTTTTTAACTGGCTTTCAGCGCTTCTGTTCGCCACAAGTTTGACCCTCTCTTTTTTTGCCTTTAGACTCTACGATACGGAAAGCCTTCAAAGTTACAACGAACAGCTGATAAGAACCACAGTGGGAACGATAGCAAGTTTCATTATCGTGTTGATGTGCTATTCCTTGCTTGAAAACGAAATTAACAGATACCATTTCTTCGGGAACTTCCTGTTCTCCGTGGCAGGGGTTCCCGTTTTGAACGTTCTGGTGCACAGACTGTTCACAAAGAAACTACCCGTGAAGAAATATCTCGTTCTGGGAAGAAGAGAAGAGATCGAACCCGTCCTGAAAGAAGTCGAGGAGAAATCTCTTGGAAGATACAGGTTCGTTGAGTACATCAATCCTTCCGTCGAGACGGTGAAAGCAAAGCAAAAACTCTACGACGCAGTTCTCCTCGCAGATCCCCAGTTCGAACACATCCTGGAGAAAGTCCGCGTTGAGAACCTGGAATACCTTCCAAACCTGGTGGAAAAGACCCTCAAGAGAATTCCCCTCGTGGTCATGGAAAAGTTCAGAGAGTACTACGAAGTCGCGTTCAACAACGTGAAAGACGACTCACCCGCAAAGAGAATCCTCGATGTAGTTGTCTCACTTGTCGCCCTCGCTGTCTTCTCGCCGATCATGCTGATCGTTGCTATAATAATATATCTGGAAGATGGACTGCCGGTGGTTTTCAAGCAGGAGAGGGTGGGGAAAGACGGAAAGATCTTCACGATGATAAAGTTTCGAAGCATGAGAAACGAGAAAAAAGACTCACCAAAATTCGTGGATCAGGAAAAAGACAGGATACTGAAAGTCGGAAAATTCATCAGACCCTTCAGACTCGATGAGGTGCTTCAGTTTGTGAATGTGCTCAGAGGAGAAATGAGCGTTGTAGGACCTAGACCGGAACAGGTAGAATTTGTTAAAATATTTGAAGGGCAAATTCCTTTCTATCAACTGAGACACAAGGTGAAACCCGGTATCACAGGATGGGCTCAGCTCATGTTCAAGTACTCTTCCAATCTGGCTGAAACCAAAAAGAAACTCAGCTACGACCTCTGGTATGTGAAGAACAGAAACATCTTTCTTGATCTGAGGATCATCCTTCAAACACTGGAGGCTGTGCTGTGGAGGAGAGGGGCTAAATGA
- a CDS encoding glycosyltransferase family 4 protein: protein MKKRILHIITRSDWAGGQKVLYTIVYGLKKNYSDKFEVEVAAGRENGMLFEELDKIGVKYHVVENLVREIDPIKDLKAYFEIKRLIKQGNYDIVHAHSSKAGFLARIAAKKCGVKKVIYTYHGFWGIEQYRGFKKQLLIWAERFAARYSDHLVFLCNREKEKAERYRIGKPSKYVIIPNAILPIGNIQKGKLRRELGIPENVKIVGNVARLDRPKNPVRFLQVAERVVQEMDDVIFVWIGGSIVEDFYAKQVQQYLDERPWLKEKVKILGFRKDAIELMADFDVFLLTSDEEGFGLVILEAMSLGKIVVSTRCGGPEDIIEDKINGFLTGFDYKEIATKINFILENFESIKQKIGQAAVERAKDFKIDNQVEGYVRLYKKG, encoded by the coding sequence ATGAAGAAAAGAATTCTGCATATCATCACACGTTCAGACTGGGCTGGAGGTCAGAAGGTTCTTTACACCATCGTATACGGTCTTAAAAAGAACTATTCAGATAAATTCGAGGTTGAAGTTGCCGCTGGTAGAGAAAATGGAATGCTATTCGAAGAGCTTGATAAGATAGGTGTCAAGTATCATGTGGTAGAAAATCTTGTCCGTGAAATAGATCCGATAAAAGATCTGAAAGCGTATTTTGAGATAAAAAGACTCATAAAGCAGGGAAATTACGATATAGTCCATGCTCATTCTTCAAAAGCGGGGTTTCTAGCTCGAATTGCAGCAAAAAAGTGTGGAGTGAAAAAGGTTATCTACACATACCACGGTTTTTGGGGAATAGAGCAGTACAGGGGATTTAAGAAGCAACTTCTTATCTGGGCGGAGCGATTTGCAGCAAGATACTCAGATCATCTTGTGTTTCTTTGTAACAGAGAAAAAGAAAAAGCTGAAAGATACAGGATTGGAAAACCTTCCAAGTATGTGATAATTCCAAATGCGATTCTACCGATTGGTAACATCCAGAAGGGAAAACTCAGAAGAGAACTTGGCATACCAGAAAACGTAAAAATAGTAGGAAATGTGGCAAGACTTGATAGGCCGAAAAATCCTGTGCGATTTCTTCAAGTTGCAGAAAGAGTTGTCCAGGAAATGGATGATGTGATTTTTGTATGGATAGGTGGAAGTATAGTTGAAGACTTCTACGCCAAGCAAGTTCAGCAGTATCTTGATGAAAGACCCTGGTTGAAGGAAAAAGTCAAAATTCTTGGCTTCAGAAAAGATGCTATAGAACTAATGGCAGATTTTGATGTGTTTTTGTTGACATCGGACGAGGAAGGTTTTGGATTGGTCATCTTGGAAGCTATGTCCCTTGGGAAGATAGTTGTCTCAACTAGATGCGGAGGTCCTGAAGACATAATCGAAGATAAAATCAATGGTTTTCTCACAGGATTTGATTATAAGGAAATTGCCACAAAGATAAATTTTATACTGGAAAATTTCGAGTCAATAAAACAAAAAATCGGGCAAGCAGCTGTTGAGAGAGCAAAAGATTTTAAAATTGACAATCAAGTGGAAGGTTATGTGAGACTATACAAGAAGGGTTGA
- a CDS encoding EpsG family protein, whose product MPYLFILVITLAVTVLGRRSRLLIYFYSLLLSIFTGFSGEVSPDRHRYALAHSNQIYVYEPMFNILSKFCHVLSLDERFLFWLFSLLTFTFILLSLETVESVCKTKRFVYVLTFALYIVTPGLYFSQFITIRQSLAISFSVYASILFLTLKGKKRGLSFIFFALAFITHYSSILYFLVFISIVNISKKFFSKRFYLLVFSLITLLGFTPIFKNITEQILLIVLSNIDIYERYAYYVSLSSQFGFKEALSVLAKGGYYLILLLFQIIFPIRIEDESVRKFYNSSFNMFYFGQIFRSIFAFNPSLIRFTNYFVFFGLISFSIWFFERVKSLKSIKVHGFGELEFRYLVYYFLIISIVILYIYNVSIYVGETDTRIFVEHGKKIMELLFGL is encoded by the coding sequence TTGCCATACCTTTTCATACTCGTCATAACTCTTGCAGTGACAGTGCTTGGAAGAAGGAGTCGTCTGCTGATATACTTTTACTCTCTTCTCCTAAGCATTTTTACCGGCTTTTCTGGTGAAGTTTCACCAGATAGGCACAGATATGCTTTAGCACATTCAAATCAAATTTATGTTTATGAACCTATGTTTAACATACTTTCAAAATTTTGTCATGTGCTATCTTTAGATGAACGTTTTCTATTTTGGTTATTCTCTCTATTAACCTTTACATTTATTTTACTTTCACTTGAGACTGTTGAGTCTGTTTGCAAGACTAAAAGATTTGTTTATGTACTTACCTTCGCTTTGTATATTGTAACTCCCGGGTTGTACTTTTCTCAATTCATAACTATTAGACAATCCTTGGCAATTTCATTTTCAGTATATGCTTCGATTCTGTTTCTTACACTAAAAGGGAAAAAACGAGGTCTTTCATTTATCTTCTTTGCTCTCGCTTTCATAACCCACTACAGCAGCATACTGTACTTTCTGGTTTTTATTTCTATCGTAAATATTTCTAAGAAGTTCTTCTCCAAAAGATTTTATCTTTTGGTTTTCTCCCTAATCACCCTACTGGGATTCACACCCATATTTAAAAACATAACTGAACAAATCCTTTTGATCGTCCTTAGTAATATTGACATATACGAAAGATACGCTTATTATGTATCCTTAAGCTCACAGTTTGGATTCAAAGAAGCCTTATCTGTGCTTGCAAAAGGAGGATATTATTTAATTCTGTTGCTGTTTCAAATTATTTTCCCAATCCGTATTGAAGATGAGTCAGTACGAAAGTTTTATAATTCATCGTTCAATATGTTCTATTTTGGGCAAATTTTTAGAAGTATTTTTGCGTTCAATCCAAGTCTCATCAGATTCACAAACTATTTCGTTTTCTTTGGCCTCATATCGTTTTCCATATGGTTTTTCGAGAGAGTAAAATCACTAAAATCGATAAAAGTGCATGGTTTTGGAGAACTGGAATTTAGATATCTTGTCTATTACTTCCTCATAATCTCAATTGTCATATTGTACATCTACAATGTTTCCATTTATGTTGGAGAAACTGATACGAGAATCTTTGTTGAACACGGAAAGAAAATCATGGAATTACTTTTTGGTCTTTAA
- a CDS encoding glycosyltransferase family 4 protein, translating into MKTIFIDGTSLCFPVLKSIANILENTLPLLSKTYKIVLILPKEIDKSYIQQLGISDVVFNSGLNSDNFSIVDFIFRYLPGTRQIIRKYNPDFFWNPLSYYPFQRINSKTKFITMIHDLFTLHPVSKRSFLKKIIFKKLIGDTLKNVDGVIVPSAFTLASLELFFPKEIKKTRVKVIYNGISLPSHSSSYAEYQKPQDDYILFIGRLSYWKGTDILLDLYDRYNYNRYKLVLAGVIDDRAIEIKLKKVLQTNPNVIYKGFISDSEKEMLYKNARLFIYPSRYDGFGLPPLEAAIRKTPVIMSNIPVLYEITHGKGLYFDVRTGVSDLLQILESVDDTTLKKTAEELYKVARGYSWKTFVENFVDFTNRI; encoded by the coding sequence ATGAAAACAATCTTCATAGATGGAACTTCATTGTGCTTTCCAGTTTTGAAGAGCATTGCAAATATATTAGAAAACACTTTGCCACTACTGTCAAAAACTTACAAAATAGTTCTGATCTTACCAAAAGAGATAGACAAAAGCTATATACAGCAATTAGGAATCTCAGATGTGGTTTTTAATTCAGGATTAAACAGTGATAATTTTTCTATCGTAGACTTTATTTTCAGATACCTTCCAGGAACCAGGCAAATCATAAGAAAATACAATCCTGATTTTTTTTGGAATCCATTAAGCTATTATCCCTTTCAACGAATAAATAGCAAAACAAAATTTATAACTATGATTCATGATTTGTTTACTCTACATCCAGTAAGCAAGAGATCTTTCTTAAAAAAGATAATTTTCAAAAAACTTATAGGTGATACTTTGAAAAATGTTGATGGAGTCATTGTTCCCTCAGCTTTTACACTAGCTTCATTAGAATTATTTTTTCCAAAAGAGATCAAAAAAACACGGGTAAAAGTTATATACAATGGCATTTCTCTCCCCTCTCATAGTTCATCTTATGCTGAATATCAAAAACCACAGGATGATTATATATTATTCATCGGAAGACTTTCTTATTGGAAAGGAACGGATATTTTGCTTGATTTGTATGATAGATACAACTACAACAGATACAAGCTTGTCTTAGCTGGTGTTATAGACGATAGGGCTATAGAAATCAAATTAAAAAAAGTCCTGCAAACAAACCCCAATGTTATTTACAAGGGATTTATATCGGATAGTGAAAAAGAAATGTTATACAAAAATGCCAGACTTTTTATTTACCCTTCACGTTATGACGGTTTCGGTTTACCGCCACTTGAAGCAGCCATTCGGAAGACACCGGTAATTATGAGTAACATACCTGTTCTTTATGAAATAACACATGGAAAGGGTTTGTACTTTGATGTAAGAACCGGGGTAAGTGATTTATTACAAATTCTGGAAAGTGTAGATGACACTACTTTAAAAAAAACAGCAGAAGAGCTTTATAAAGTTGCAAGGGGGTATAGCTGGAAGACGTTTGTTGAAAATTTTGTAGACTTTACAAATAGAATTTGA
- a CDS encoding CgeB family protein, with protein MKVAVVGKFTTEEMGYHILYTLRKIGYDAYGIEFGPKVHADRNFMRMFRTYRRKLFEIGINTIRTVRKVLLKHILNHISELKEIDLIISTYDYFTYEEIREIKKTTKATIVLWFPDAVSNFGRGYFMTAGYDFMFFKDPYVVRYLREFYGFKNVFYLPEAFNPDLHKVPKYDPKDEESYGCDISVVANLHSFRVPILEKLVSTGKYSIKIYGSPPPYYVNTSNQLLGIYTGRYLANEEKAKAWRYAKISLNTLHPGEIESVNVRVFEITGAGGFLLTPYRKCLEDLFVIGEEIEVYYSLNDMIDKIDHYLKNSEKREKIREKGQKRALMEHTYEQRLRTMLEIIEKGGHE; from the coding sequence TTGAAGGTAGCAGTAGTCGGTAAATTTACTACCGAAGAGATGGGATATCACATTCTTTATACGTTAAGAAAAATAGGGTACGATGCTTATGGTATAGAATTTGGCCCTAAGGTTCATGCAGATAGAAATTTCATGAGAATGTTTAGAACTTATCGAAGAAAATTATTTGAAATTGGAATTAACACTATTAGGACAGTAAGAAAGGTTCTTTTAAAACATATTCTGAACCATATATCGGAATTAAAAGAGATCGATTTGATAATAAGTACGTATGATTATTTTACATACGAAGAAATAAGGGAAATAAAGAAAACAACGAAAGCCACTATTGTTTTATGGTTTCCAGATGCCGTTTCTAATTTTGGAAGGGGCTATTTTATGACTGCGGGGTATGATTTTATGTTTTTTAAAGATCCATATGTAGTAAGATATTTGCGTGAATTTTATGGATTCAAAAACGTTTTCTACCTCCCGGAAGCGTTTAATCCAGATTTACATAAGGTTCCAAAGTACGATCCAAAAGATGAAGAGAGTTACGGCTGCGATATATCCGTTGTGGCGAATTTGCACTCTTTTAGAGTTCCTATTCTGGAAAAGCTGGTTTCAACGGGAAAGTATTCTATAAAGATTTATGGATCCCCTCCACCATATTATGTAAACACAAGCAATCAACTCTTGGGCATTTATACAGGTCGTTATCTTGCAAACGAGGAAAAAGCAAAAGCCTGGAGGTATGCTAAAATATCCCTCAACACCCTTCATCCGGGAGAAATAGAAAGTGTGAATGTTCGCGTTTTCGAAATCACGGGTGCTGGAGGTTTTCTGTTAACGCCTTATCGAAAGTGTCTTGAAGATCTCTTTGTAATAGGTGAAGAAATAGAGGTGTACTACTCTTTGAATGATATGATTGATAAGATAGACCACTATCTGAAAAATTCAGAAAAGCGTGAAAAAATCCGAGAGAAAGGACAAAAGAGAGCTCTCATGGAGCATACATACGAACAGAGATTAAGAACAATGCTTGAAATTATAGAAAAAGGAGGGCATGAGTAA